Proteins encoded by one window of Candidatus Tiamatella incendiivivens:
- a CDS encoding HD domain-containing protein: MHRIISRGYIRDPIHGYILFDKKLEKPLIDHELVQRLRHIRQLQLTYLVYPGATHSRFSHSIGVMHLACRFVDTLLSRLDDDDMDGFSRDSLIESARILGLVHDIGHGPFSHAFDESVLTKHYRNKKDALNHEALGRVIYDWFIKDELRKQFYGTSLEGSEEIVSSVLNDREGNNILKLIRYAVKDFYYPSDLLDFLVRDSYYTGTVEYGFIDASRLMESSNPVKLDNGSYRIALDRKADGALRGLLQAKVSMFEYVYLHHSNRAYDRLLKKVLGKYALDLGLVEAVERLLNKDPSMYSRLWDDVVYYKIIHLDEALCPSAGYLKRRYSPWKLEYTPLRIPLIKAVPQHILDNIVSHVSDIIADKIKSSSDRIEEFWVEAAEIRPIPSTVEEPNGHGDFLFAYKRDTGISVEKISPERLTGILGVIPTLHIRVYVRRDVYATLGKDRVREIIYTASEDVMRELDEAYKISDLMALSMKEGLEGHERVTM, translated from the coding sequence GTGCATAGAATCATTTCCAGGGGATATATCAGGGATCCTATTCATGGTTACATACTTTTCGATAAGAAACTGGAGAAACCGCTTATAGATCACGAGTTAGTCCAGAGGCTCCGCCATATAAGACAGCTACAGCTGACATACCTAGTATACCCTGGGGCAACACACTCCAGGTTCAGCCACAGCATCGGTGTTATGCATCTCGCATGCAGGTTTGTTGATACACTCCTATCCAGACTGGATGACGACGATATGGACGGGTTCAGCAGGGATTCCCTAATAGAGTCAGCTAGGATCCTAGGATTAGTCCATGACATAGGCCACGGCCCCTTCAGCCATGCTTTCGACGAGTCAGTATTGACTAAGCATTACAGGAATAAGAAGGACGCCTTGAACCACGAGGCATTAGGTAGAGTAATATATGACTGGTTCATCAAGGATGAGCTGCGTAAACAGTTCTATGGTACATCCCTAGAAGGTTCCGAGGAGATAGTTTCATCCGTATTAAACGATAGGGAAGGAAACAATATTCTAAAGCTCATACGGTATGCTGTCAAAGACTTCTACTACCCGTCTGATCTACTTGATTTCCTAGTAAGAGACTCGTATTATACGGGCACAGTAGAGTATGGGTTTATAGACGCCTCAAGGCTGATGGAGTCAAGCAACCCAGTTAAACTTGACAATGGCTCATATAGAATAGCGCTCGACAGGAAGGCGGATGGAGCCCTACGAGGTCTTTTGCAGGCCAAGGTCTCTATGTTCGAATATGTCTACCTCCACCACTCGAACAGGGCTTATGACAGGCTTCTCAAGAAGGTTCTCGGGAAATACGCGTTGGATCTAGGATTAGTAGAGGCTGTTGAGAGGCTTTTGAATAAGGATCCGTCAATGTATTCAAGGCTATGGGACGATGTTGTCTACTATAAGATAATTCACCTTGATGAAGCCTTGTGCCCTAGTGCTGGATACTTGAAGAGGAGGTATAGTCCTTGGAAGCTTGAATATACCCCTCTCCGCATACCGTTGATCAAAGCAGTACCACAGCATATACTAGATAATATAGTAAGCCATGTATCAGACATTATTGCCGATAAGATAAAGTCGAGTTCAGATAGGATAGAGGAGTTCTGGGTTGAAGCAGCTGAAATAAGGCCGATACCCTCCACGGTAGAGGAGCCAAACGGCCATGGAGACTTCCTCTTCGCATACAAGCGGGATACCGGTATCAGCGTCGAGAAGATAAGCCCTGAGAGATTGACAGGTATACTGGGAGTGATCCCCACACTCCACATCAGAGTATATGTAAGAAGAGACGTTTATGCTACACTAGGCAAGGATAGGGTTAGAGAGATTATCTACACCGCCTCTGAGGATGTGATGAGAGAGTTGGATGAGGCGTATAAGATTAGTGACCTGATGGCTTTATCAATGAAAGAAGGATTAGAAGGGCATGAAAGGGTGACAATGTAA
- a CDS encoding class I SAM-dependent rRNA methyltransferase — MTIKYMVTGIGAREIEKGSTVVYEKWIKRKENIRSGSLVELETSNGVKACGLWDGAGHVGARILYYGSCSSNDPIEAIESNLETAFRLRNKVGLGDPRTGFRLINSDGDLMSGLIIDVYNDVAVIQSSSLGFDRYLRMIAAWLTREVGVNSVFEKSVQRSRRDIGLKPRRRWLLGGKRETVIEEYGVRFIVDVEEGQKTGFFLDQRANRREFGSYAGKEDSVLDVFAYTGGFGLHAALNGASKLVFIEEDPSAVKILKRNLELNGFSKYEIIESSVWHVINKVKGGYDLVSIDPPAFIQENSKTSIEKGVKAYREIYKYGLERTGKDGIIFLSSCSYFLTQEMFVQLIMKLASKLNARMIGSVRKADRDHMVNTASYLEYLKGAFIHLS; from the coding sequence TTGACAATAAAGTACATGGTAACAGGCATTGGAGCCAGGGAGATAGAGAAGGGCTCTACTGTAGTCTATGAGAAGTGGATAAAGCGGAAGGAAAACATCCGGTCAGGCTCACTAGTCGAGCTAGAGACAAGTAATGGTGTAAAAGCATGTGGTTTATGGGATGGAGCAGGCCATGTAGGAGCTAGAATACTATATTATGGTTCATGCAGTTCAAATGATCCCATCGAAGCCATAGAATCAAATTTGGAGACAGCTTTCAGGTTGAGAAATAAGGTAGGACTAGGCGATCCTAGAACAGGTTTCAGGTTGATTAATAGTGATGGAGACCTGATGTCAGGGCTGATAATAGATGTGTATAATGATGTAGCTGTTATCCAGTCTAGTAGCTTAGGGTTTGACCGGTACCTGCGGATGATAGCTGCATGGCTTACGCGTGAAGTAGGCGTCAACAGCGTATTCGAGAAAAGTGTGCAGAGGAGCAGGCGTGACATAGGGTTAAAACCTAGGAGAAGATGGCTGCTTGGAGGTAAGAGAGAGACGGTCATAGAAGAGTACGGTGTACGCTTCATAGTTGACGTAGAAGAGGGGCAGAAGACCGGGTTCTTCCTAGACCAGAGGGCTAACAGGAGGGAATTCGGATCTTACGCTGGTAAGGAAGACAGTGTACTAGACGTTTTCGCCTACACAGGAGGCTTCGGGTTACATGCAGCTCTTAATGGAGCCTCCAAGCTTGTATTTATCGAGGAAGACCCTAGTGCTGTAAAGATTCTTAAGAGGAACCTTGAGTTAAACGGTTTCTCGAAGTACGAGATCATCGAGTCATCTGTATGGCACGTAATAAACAAGGTAAAAGGCGGTTATGACCTAGTGTCAATAGATCCGCCAGCATTCATACAGGAGAATAGTAAAACTTCTATAGAGAAAGGAGTGAAGGCGTACAGAGAAATCTATAAGTATGGTCTAGAGCGTACTGGTAAGGATGGAATAATATTTCTCTCAAGCTGTAGTTACTTCCTCACACAGGAAATGTTCGTCCAGCTAATAATGAAACTAGCATCAAAACTGAATGCGAGGATGATAGGATCCGTTAGAAAGGCAGATAGGGATCACATGGTGAATACTGCCAGCTATCTAGAATACCTCAAAGGCGCATTTATCCACCTATCATAA
- a CDS encoding ABC-ATPase domain-containing protein: MPRTISPTELDRVLRKLDGRGYGSYKDLYDVTVSSKEYTLKLTSIQGDTHAPPSILEAKLPIETHKLEDLDIESTLVYKPLSDYASRLLHRITGKYSERCGNGNSCLISVPKPSPRMLYRSTVVFDKANMVLRLWVGLPSIGRRVNGRMARRVLLERVPRVIRGLVEMLGQRDPLKNHIHYYILQTEVRRWLVENGYSFIIGNGSILPREAGFSQKPLEDAIPFQSPPELEREICVEHGCIRGMLVEDGVTLLTGGAYHGKTTLLQAILEGIYNHIPGDGREHVISRPDTFLVQSEDGRIITCTDISLFFNTLPDGRDTVCFNTIDASGSTSMAAAISESLELGVRHILFDEDTSATNLLYKDNIMMKLMPEDPIKPLNLTVRKLYEHHNVSFTAITTASSSFLPQATHLIKMVKYDPQVITKPITPEHIGREEDSSCDHIGLPKTRVFLGVKSVRKIKSMKKKILIDYERTGLLEFPVDKNPRIVEDGQVKFIARSIRLILKTGLNKSFHDIALWVDSALESGGFRFYVKPVPPDLVETSGLDVIWVLDRVYNLKVRHEGL, encoded by the coding sequence TTGCCTAGAACAATATCCCCCACCGAATTGGATAGAGTACTCAGAAAACTTGATGGTAGAGGCTATGGGTCCTATAAAGATCTATACGATGTAACCGTTTCATCAAAGGAATACACGCTTAAACTAACATCTATACAAGGAGACACGCACGCCCCGCCGTCTATCCTCGAAGCTAAGCTACCAATAGAAACACATAAACTGGAGGACCTAGATATAGAGAGCACCTTAGTATATAAGCCATTATCTGATTATGCCAGCAGACTCCTACATAGGATTACGGGGAAATACTCGGAGCGATGCGGTAATGGGAACAGTTGCCTGATAAGCGTGCCTAAGCCTTCGCCTAGAATGTTGTACAGGAGTACTGTAGTCTTCGATAAGGCTAATATGGTTCTTAGACTATGGGTAGGTTTACCGTCTATAGGTAGGAGAGTTAACGGTAGAATGGCTAGGCGGGTACTTTTAGAGAGGGTCCCGAGAGTAATTAGGGGTTTAGTTGAAATGCTCGGGCAACGGGATCCTTTGAAGAATCACATACACTATTATATCCTCCAAACGGAAGTGAGGAGGTGGCTAGTAGAGAACGGCTATTCGTTCATAATAGGTAATGGATCTATTCTCCCACGGGAAGCCGGCTTCAGCCAGAAACCACTAGAGGATGCTATTCCATTTCAGTCACCTCCCGAGCTTGAAAGGGAAATCTGCGTTGAGCATGGCTGTATCCGAGGCATGTTGGTTGAGGATGGAGTAACCCTTTTGACTGGAGGGGCTTACCATGGGAAAACAACTCTACTACAAGCCATCCTTGAAGGAATCTACAATCATATACCTGGCGATGGAAGAGAGCATGTTATATCGAGGCCTGATACCTTCCTTGTCCAATCAGAGGACGGCCGCATAATCACCTGCACAGACATAAGCCTATTCTTCAACACCCTACCCGACGGCAGGGACACTGTATGCTTCAATACGATAGACGCCAGTGGGTCAACGAGTATGGCTGCAGCTATTAGTGAGAGCTTGGAATTAGGTGTGAGGCACATATTGTTTGACGAGGATACCAGTGCGACCAACCTATTATATAAGGATAATATAATGATGAAGCTTATGCCGGAGGATCCCATAAAACCGCTGAACCTGACGGTGAGAAAGTTATATGAGCATCATAACGTCTCATTTACAGCTATAACAACAGCCTCTAGTTCCTTCCTACCACAAGCCACACACTTAATAAAAATGGTCAAATACGATCCCCAGGTAATAACCAAGCCCATTACTCCCGAACATATAGGGCGAGAAGAGGATTCCTCGTGTGATCATATAGGCCTGCCTAAGACAAGGGTTTTCCTAGGAGTTAAGAGTGTAAGGAAGATTAAGAGCATGAAAAAGAAGATCCTCATAGACTATGAGAGAACCGGTCTACTAGAGTTCCCCGTCGATAAGAATCCTAGAATAGTGGAAGACGGGCAGGTAAAGTTCATCGCCCGTTCAATCCGTTTGATATTGAAGACAGGTTTGAATAAGTCCTTCCATGACATAGCACTCTGGGTGGACTCCGCTCTAGAATCAGGGGGCTTCCGTTTCTACGTCAAACCTGTACCACCGGACCTTGTCGAGACTAGCGGCCTAGATGTAATATGGGTCTTGGATAGGGTCTATAATCTTAAGGTAAGGCATGAGGGTTTATGA
- a CDS encoding transcriptional regulator yields the protein MNKDQGIGWSIAVVSIIVIILYTYGVFATTYGIILLKLTGFVAVAAVFGILAWIGYTLATTPPPKPIEEIEQELEEELKKLEGEMKEEGKEGESKEEPGEPEKRGSNPLQ from the coding sequence TTGAATAAGGATCAAGGAATTGGTTGGAGCATAGCCGTTGTCTCCATTATAGTCATTATTCTATACACTTACGGAGTATTCGCCACGACATATGGTATCATACTACTTAAACTCACAGGCTTCGTAGCGGTGGCAGCAGTCTTCGGTATCCTAGCATGGATAGGCTATACGTTAGCCACAACCCCGCCGCCCAAGCCTATAGAGGAGATCGAGCAGGAGCTTGAGGAAGAGCTTAAGAAACTTGAAGGTGAAATGAAGGAAGAGGGGAAAGAAGGAGAGTCCAAGGAGGAACCGGGGGAGCCTGAGAAAAGGGGGAGTAACCCCCTTCAATGA
- a CDS encoding glycerate kinase has product MSFYKLNEHMTLILRKILNSGLAAADPRERVMETLSVEGNCIKVKGKKYCGYREIYVAGFGKASRRMAEGVYSAIGGLIEDGLIIVPKGSPANPIGCIKILEGEHPLPNGLTLSSSLRLLDYLTSLPEDSLLILLISGGGSALFEVPAGNVSLKDISQTAGMLMKSGADIVELNAVRKHLSKVKGGQLLRYINPSKIISLIISDVVGDRLDSIASGPTAPDKTTFQNAFNVLVKYGLWEKVPEGVRSHIENGVKGLVQETVKKGDPLLSKVKNVIIASNSISLKAMGETAKVEGWKTIVLTSRMRGEAREVGKLIAGIIESISYENMPAKPPVVLLAGGETTVTVRGRGVGGRNQELCLSILLELSQQDIGFTIACMGSDGIDGTSPAGGAYIDSALYREALSRNLDPKSYLLENDSYTFFKRLNRTIETGYTGTNVNDFLVAIIR; this is encoded by the coding sequence TTGTCATTCTACAAGCTTAACGAGCATATGACTTTGATACTAAGGAAAATACTCAACTCCGGGTTAGCAGCGGCGGATCCTAGGGAAAGAGTAATGGAAACACTGTCTGTTGAGGGGAATTGCATAAAAGTGAAAGGGAAAAAGTACTGTGGATATAGGGAGATTTACGTTGCAGGATTTGGTAAGGCATCTAGAAGGATGGCTGAAGGAGTATACAGTGCAATAGGCGGCTTAATAGAGGATGGCTTAATAATAGTTCCAAAGGGATCGCCGGCAAATCCTATAGGCTGTATAAAAATATTGGAGGGAGAGCACCCTCTCCCCAACGGCTTAACACTATCATCGAGCCTTAGACTACTAGACTATCTAACCAGCCTCCCAGAGGATTCCCTGCTAATCCTCCTCATATCCGGTGGGGGCTCTGCATTATTTGAGGTTCCCGCAGGCAATGTCTCCTTAAAGGATATCTCACAGACTGCTGGGATGCTGATGAAGAGCGGAGCAGATATAGTGGAGCTAAATGCTGTGAGAAAACACTTATCCAAAGTAAAGGGAGGCCAGCTCCTCAGATACATAAACCCGTCGAAAATAATATCACTAATAATAAGCGACGTAGTAGGAGATAGGCTAGACTCTATAGCGTCTGGTCCAACTGCACCTGACAAAACAACATTTCAGAATGCGTTTAATGTCCTAGTGAAGTACGGTTTATGGGAAAAGGTACCTGAAGGAGTCAGATCACATATAGAGAATGGAGTCAAGGGCCTGGTTCAAGAGACGGTGAAGAAAGGGGATCCTCTACTCTCTAAGGTTAAGAATGTTATCATAGCTAGCAACAGCATTTCACTCAAAGCAATGGGTGAAACCGCTAAGGTGGAGGGATGGAAGACTATTGTTCTCACCTCTAGAATGAGAGGCGAGGCTAGGGAAGTAGGTAAACTCATAGCCGGCATAATCGAGAGTATTTCCTATGAGAATATGCCTGCAAAGCCTCCAGTTGTGCTTTTGGCGGGTGGAGAGACCACAGTCACCGTCAGAGGAAGAGGAGTAGGTGGCAGGAACCAGGAGCTATGTCTTTCAATACTGTTGGAACTCAGCCAACAGGATATAGGTTTTACAATAGCCTGTATGGGGAGTGATGGAATAGACGGTACTAGCCCGGCGGGAGGAGCATACATAGATTCTGCACTCTATAGGGAAGCATTATCAAGGAACCTTGATCCAAAAAGTTATCTATTAGAGAATGATAGCTACACTTTCTTCAAACGATTAAATAGGACAATAGAGACAGGCTATACAGGCACAAATGTTAATGATTTCCTTGTAGCGATAATACGCTGA
- a CDS encoding FAD-binding protein produces the protein MNRDKLAKGLIGAIGKEKVIVDPSIIKLYSREPSGYTARELPLAVVFPETVDDTSRLVSYAYKHNLKIYPQGSTTSLAGSAVPLNGGIVLSLERMKGIVETSIEDSYTITEPGVKIDELNDHLAGYGYMFPVDPASSSVATVGGAVNSGAGGMRGAKYGTMKDWVLGLQIVVPDEKGSNMWIGCRTLKCRQGYDITRLIIGSEGTLAIVTKAVLKITPLPENVVTALAFFPNLEQLSQTAVDLKSSGVQPYIMEFLDERTTQAAIELAETNVKGNGAMLLVSIDVNKEAIDRFLKWLVNLLRSNGATEIYTAKTMEEAEGNGLFDLRRSLFPAQNYLSRKMLGIENPMIYIEDIAVPPSKLVEAVGEIARLEEKYGLPTFMGGHISDGNLHPAVGFNPGNPDMASKVEEWFYGLMRIAISLGGTVSSEHGIGLMKKKGLEMELEAHGAAMMIGVMKKIKQAFDPKNILNPGKVI, from the coding sequence TTGAATAGGGACAAACTAGCCAAAGGACTCATTGGTGCAATAGGGAAAGAGAAGGTTATAGTTGACCCTTCAATAATTAAACTATACTCAAGGGAGCCGAGCGGCTACACTGCGAGGGAACTACCTCTAGCTGTAGTATTCCCTGAGACGGTTGACGACACCTCAAGGCTGGTCTCTTACGCTTATAAGCATAACTTGAAGATCTACCCGCAAGGCTCAACGACAAGCCTAGCAGGATCCGCTGTCCCTCTTAACGGCGGCATAGTCCTCAGCTTGGAGAGGATGAAAGGTATCGTCGAGACCAGCATAGAGGACAGCTATACTATAACAGAGCCGGGCGTGAAGATAGACGAGCTAAACGACCACCTGGCAGGATATGGTTACATGTTCCCAGTCGACCCCGCGAGCTCTTCTGTAGCTACAGTTGGAGGAGCAGTCAATAGTGGAGCGGGAGGCATGAGGGGAGCCAAGTATGGGACGATGAAAGACTGGGTTCTGGGGCTTCAAATAGTTGTACCAGACGAAAAGGGCTCTAATATGTGGATCGGGTGTCGGACACTAAAGTGTAGGCAAGGATACGATATAACAAGGCTTATAATAGGCAGCGAGGGGACCCTCGCGATAGTCACGAAGGCGGTACTGAAAATAACACCTCTCCCCGAGAATGTTGTAACCGCGCTGGCTTTCTTCCCAAACCTTGAACAATTATCTCAGACCGCTGTAGACTTGAAGAGCAGCGGGGTTCAACCGTATATCATGGAGTTCCTAGATGAAAGGACTACACAAGCAGCTATAGAGCTAGCGGAGACCAATGTAAAGGGAAACGGGGCAATGCTTCTGGTAAGCATAGATGTAAATAAGGAAGCCATTGATAGGTTCCTCAAGTGGCTGGTGAATCTCCTTAGAAGCAATGGTGCAACAGAAATCTACACAGCTAAGACTATGGAGGAAGCCGAGGGGAATGGCCTCTTCGATCTGCGACGTTCACTATTCCCTGCCCAAAACTATCTATCAAGGAAGATGCTTGGAATAGAGAATCCTATGATTTATATTGAAGACATAGCAGTGCCGCCCTCCAAGCTAGTGGAGGCTGTCGGGGAGATAGCTAGGTTGGAAGAGAAATACGGGCTCCCTACATTCATGGGAGGACATATAAGTGACGGTAACCTCCATCCCGCTGTGGGGTTCAACCCTGGAAACCCTGATATGGCTAGTAAGGTTGAGGAATGGTTTTATGGTCTAATGAGAATAGCGATAAGCTTAGGAGGAACTGTTAGCTCCGAGCATGGTATTGGATTGATGAAGAAGAAAGGATTAGAGATGGAGTTAGAGGCTCACGGAGCAGCTATGATGATCGGTGTTATGAAGAAGATAAAACAGGCGTTTGACCCTAAAAACATTCTCAACCCTGGGAAAGTTATCTGA
- a CDS encoding (Fe-S)-binding protein yields the protein MTEELNNILEETGKCLYCGFCEAVCPTLPFGPHRGYGPRGRVYLAREIASTGKASGEALSSIFSCLTCGACTIKCPTRISVAGLVKKMRSLVLSGRIESDLGMIVIKSR from the coding sequence TTGACTGAAGAATTGAATAATATCCTAGAAGAGACGGGGAAATGCCTATACTGCGGCTTCTGCGAGGCGGTATGTCCAACACTCCCCTTCGGCCCACACAGGGGATACGGTCCCCGTGGAAGAGTCTACCTCGCTAGGGAGATAGCCTCCACGGGGAAAGCTAGTGGAGAAGCTCTCTCCAGTATATTCTCCTGCCTAACATGCGGGGCCTGCACAATAAAATGCCCCACCCGGATAAGCGTGGCAGGTCTCGTTAAGAAAATGAGGAGCCTCGTACTATCCGGTAGAATAGAATCGGATCTAGGTATGATAGTTATAAAGTCAAGGTAG
- a CDS encoding (Fe-S)-binding protein, whose translation MSSTKEIISFISENTRRTNLPLPAPRDALYRWALDVKPPRKGEYILYTGGLYQLIPQINSLVNQLESLTERKTGALALRFAKAFSKLIDLSKIAKPRKKDVEYSNSILRGIAALLDSAGVNYGYLYEDDMYSGILLHDMGLEQDFAIHAGKVYSKLKEHNASKVITVDPHTTYALTKLYPEYIDNYNLEVVNYLQLLHDKTLEGELTFKQGEKGEVVIHDPCYYARFLEILDPPRALLEAAGYKVLEPRRTRKMTYCCGGPIESLSPRLALKISETRVKELLEKSPRIVTLCPICYANLSRSTPNDSTIKDIAIYLSGALPGERER comes from the coding sequence TTGTCCTCTACAAAGGAGATAATCTCATTCATATCAGAGAACACGCGTAGAACGAATCTACCCCTCCCAGCCCCGAGAGACGCTCTCTACAGATGGGCACTAGACGTTAAGCCTCCTAGAAAAGGCGAGTATATACTCTACACTGGAGGACTCTACCAACTTATCCCTCAAATAAATAGCCTAGTGAACCAGCTAGAAAGCCTGACCGAGAGGAAAACAGGGGCACTAGCACTTAGGTTCGCGAAAGCATTCTCAAAACTAATAGATCTATCCAAAATAGCAAAACCCCGGAAAAAAGACGTGGAGTACAGCAACTCCATACTAAGAGGAATAGCTGCTCTACTAGACTCTGCTGGAGTAAACTATGGATACCTCTACGAGGACGATATGTACAGTGGGATACTCCTACACGACATGGGGCTAGAACAAGACTTCGCTATACACGCGGGTAAAGTCTACAGCAAACTAAAAGAACATAATGCTTCTAAAGTAATTACAGTAGACCCTCACACTACATACGCCCTAACAAAACTGTACCCAGAATACATAGACAACTACAACCTCGAGGTAGTGAACTACCTTCAACTACTCCACGATAAAACCTTGGAAGGAGAACTAACATTCAAACAGGGCGAGAAGGGAGAAGTAGTCATACACGACCCATGTTACTATGCAAGATTCCTGGAAATACTGGATCCTCCACGGGCACTCTTGGAAGCAGCAGGCTATAAGGTATTGGAACCGAGGAGAACACGTAAAATGACCTACTGTTGCGGGGGACCGATAGAATCCCTAAGCCCAAGGCTAGCATTGAAAATAAGTGAAACCAGGGTAAAAGAACTACTAGAGAAATCTCCTAGAATAGTTACGCTGTGCCCTATATGCTATGCAAACCTATCCAGATCCACCCCTAATGACTCGACTATTAAGGACATAGCCATCTACCTAAGCGGTGCACTCCCCGGTGAACGGGAGAGGTGA
- a CDS encoding lactate utilization protein: MEDIRKALDNRSFQEGVSRAAHSAEVNVPKILSSNPHIVEMAKEVKKAKERVIANLDYYIEQAVESLKAVQAKPYLAKTPEEAKEYILGMVGSSKTIVLSKSMVAEEIGLRGYLEENGNEVWETDLGQLLVQLEHGKPMHTTAPAIHLTRERVAILLREKLGAELSESDPPEKMVRFVRRFLREKFTKANVGISGANAIAADTGAIFLVENEGNIKLVTGLPEKHIVVAGIEKILPTALDAFKTVLVQAAYAGLYPPTYLNIIAGPSSTADIEHTRVYGAHGPLELHVVLIDNGRKKAAEHPFLKEQLRCIRCGRCQYECPVWRHTANLWGGPAYGGPMGINWTAITLSEEVASGLAVLCLNCRRCNEVCPVEIPLSDIISKLKVDYSKRIK, translated from the coding sequence ATGGAAGACATAAGGAAGGCACTGGATAACCGTTCCTTCCAAGAAGGGGTAAGCAGAGCGGCACATAGTGCAGAAGTGAATGTCCCAAAAATACTCTCATCCAACCCCCACATAGTAGAGATGGCTAAGGAGGTAAAGAAGGCCAAAGAAAGAGTAATTGCAAACCTGGATTACTACATAGAACAAGCAGTTGAAAGCCTAAAAGCAGTACAGGCAAAACCATACTTAGCAAAGACACCGGAAGAGGCCAAGGAATACATACTAGGCATGGTCGGTTCAAGTAAAACAATAGTCCTCTCAAAAAGCATGGTAGCTGAGGAAATAGGGTTGCGAGGGTATTTAGAGGAGAACGGGAACGAGGTATGGGAGACTGATCTAGGCCAACTACTAGTCCAATTGGAGCATGGGAAACCCATGCATACCACAGCACCCGCAATACATTTGACAAGGGAACGGGTAGCAATACTACTCAGAGAAAAACTAGGAGCAGAGCTCTCTGAAAGCGATCCCCCTGAGAAAATGGTTCGATTCGTCCGAAGATTCCTCAGGGAAAAATTTACTAAAGCAAATGTAGGAATAAGTGGAGCCAATGCAATAGCAGCTGATACTGGAGCAATATTCCTAGTAGAAAATGAGGGAAACATAAAGCTAGTAACAGGGCTGCCTGAGAAGCATATTGTGGTAGCTGGAATAGAGAAAATTCTCCCAACAGCACTAGACGCGTTCAAAACAGTTCTCGTACAAGCAGCCTATGCGGGCCTATACCCTCCTACATATCTCAACATAATAGCAGGCCCAAGCAGCACGGCGGACATAGAACACACAAGGGTATACGGAGCTCACGGCCCACTGGAACTCCACGTAGTACTCATAGATAATGGAAGGAAGAAAGCTGCAGAACACCCGTTCCTAAAAGAACAACTCAGATGTATCAGATGCGGAAGATGCCAATACGAATGCCCGGTATGGAGGCATACTGCAAACTTATGGGGAGGGCCAGCATACGGTGGACCCATGGGAATAAACTGGACAGCAATAACTCTGAGTGAGGAGGTGGCTTCTGGTTTGGCGGTGTTATGCTTAAACTGTAGGAGGTGTAATGAGGTGTGTCCTGTTGAAATACCATTGTCTGATATAATTAGTAAGCTCAAAGTCGATTATTCTAAAAGGATAAAGTAA